The nucleotide sequence GCCATTTGTTACTTGGGGTATTGCTCCTGACCAATCAGTTGCTGTGAATGCCTGCCTTCCAAGTGAAGATGACTTTTCTGACAACGATAAGCCACTTATCAAAGAAGCCTACGAATACATGGCTTTCACTCCAGGAGAAAAACTGATCGGTAAAGATGTAGATGTTGCATTTATTGGCTCTTGTACCAATGGCCGCCTCTCGGATTTCGAAGAAGTTATTTCGCTTATTAAAGATAGCGAGCTCAAGGTCCCTGCTTCAGTAAAAGCCCTCATTGTCCCTGGTTCACAGGAAGTTCGTCAAGAACTCATAAGCAAAGGCTATGACAAAATATTTGAAGACAAAGGCTTCGAGTTCCGCGAAGCTGGCTGCTCAATGTGCCTAGCCATGAATCCAGATAAATTAATCGGCAATCAAATCTGTGCATCGACCTCAAACCGTAACTTCAAAGGACGCCAAGGTTCATCTACAGGACGAACTTTGCTGATGTCACCTGCAATGGTTGCCGCGGCCGCCCTCACAGGCAAAGTCGTTGACGCTCGCGAAACTTTTAGTATAGGATAAACACATGAATTCATCATCTATCATCAAAATCACGGGAACGGGCGTCGCTGTACGCGGCAATGACATCGATACTGATCGCATCATCCCCGCGCGTTTTTTAACGAAAATCACCTTTGAAGGCTTGGGTGCAGAAGTTTTCACTGACGATCGCAAACAGCTCGCTGATAAAGGTGAGACCCATCCCTTTGATCAAGAAGCCCATAAAAACTCTAGCATCCTCTTTGTCAACAAGAACTTTGGCTGTGGCTCATCACGAGAACACGCGCCTCAAGCTATTAAACGTCACGGGATTGATTGCATCATTGGCGAGTCTTATTCAGAAATATTTTTTGGTAACAACGTCGCTATTGGCGTACCCTGCCTAAAGGTTTCGGAAAGTGACATTGCTCGACTTCAAGACAAATGTGAGCAAGATCCCAACTGTGAATTTTCCGTCGATCTCTATACCTTAGAGATTAAAGCTAATGACTTAAGTGTTAAAGCTGAATTCCCTGAAGGAGCCCGCCAACAATTCATGGGTGGTACTTGGGATGTCACTGCAGAACTCCTGCAAAACGACTCCGAAATCACCTCTACGGCTGAAGCTTTGCCTTATTTCAATCACTGGAAGTAAGCTCTTCACAAGCCTTTCACTAAAGCCGCAAGTTTCTTGCGGCTTTTTTATTTCTCTGAACATCTACATGACTATCACAAAACCTTCTTGATCAAGAAATTAAATATCCATGAAAAATCATGATATACGATATGATCACAATTTAAAACTTTGTATTCTCAAACTTCAAAATACTATATTCTCTTAAGTATATAAGTAAGTGAGCCTACAATGAAGATTAAAAACCTGTACCGCATTGCGATTTCAAGTATTGTTTTATTGATCATAATTTTTAATTATACCTATATTCGAGACACAATAAAACTCGAGAAAGAAAAACTCAATTATTTAAGCAACAATAACTTACAAGTATTATCTATCACACTTGATCGAGAAATTGAAAATGCCAAAATGAGCCTAGATCATATTCATCGGCAATTCACTATTTTCAAAACATCTCCACCTGAATCACGCATGAGCCGAGATCAACTCAGTGAACTCATGGCACAAAATATTGCCTCCCACCCGAACCAATACAATACCTACTTTGCTCTAGAACCCGAGCTCAGTCAAAAGCTTTATAAACAAGAAGCTATTTCAAATGATGTTCATAAAGATCTTGCTCAAATGGGAACTGATGAATATGGAAAAGCTGACAACCGCATTGTTGAATACTACGACGATCCAGGCTACCAAAGTTCTCAAGATGAAATTTGGTATCATATAGGTAAAAAATCACAAGATTTCCAGGTTACGGATATCTACTTTGATCAAACCTATATGAAACAGTGGATGTTTTCTGTTATTCTTGGTTTATATGAGGGTGGCGAATTTCAAGGCGTTATTGGAGTCGATATTCTTTTGGATAGCTACTTCTCACAAATCGAAAACAACACCTTGAACAAAACAGGCGGACTCTTTTTACTCAATCGCTATGACAATACTATTGTCACGTCTATCGACAGCCGTAACCTCCACGCGCCTTTTGATGCTACCGTAAGAGGTAAAACCAAGATCTCCAGTTCAAGAGAATGGCTTGATGCCATTGATTCTGAAAGCCTCAATACGATCGTCCAGAACTCAGACGGTGACAAGCTCCTCGTCAAAGTCATCCCATTAAAAAACCTCCCGTGGAAACTTGTCTCTTACCAAGATTTACCCACCCTTTACATGAATATTCGACGGAAAATAGCCCTTATCATCATCGGTTCCATACTGATAATGCTGATCACTATCACTGGCTTTAACATCCTCTTTAAAACGATAAACGACTTAGTCGAGGACTTAGAGTACTCTAAAAACGAAGCTGAAAAAGCAAAAAATTTAGCTGAACAATCCAATGCGGCTAAAAGTATTTTTTTAGCCAATATGAGCCACGAGATTCGAACCCCTCTCAATGCTATCATGGGTTTTTCTGAACTCCTACAAGCCATGCCTCTACACGATAAAGCAATGAGTTATATAAAAAACATCTCCATAAGTAGTAAATCACTTACCAAACTTATTAATGACATCCTAGATTTATCCAAAATCGAAGCTGATAAATTAGAACTCTACTATAGCTCATTCTCGTTACCTAACCTTATCCACGAAGTTCATGAGCTATTCACTTATCGAGTCAAGAAAAAACATCTTGACTTCCAAGTAATATTTGATGATAAGCTACCCAAGTTCGTCAATCTTGATGAAGCGCGACTCAGACAGGTCCTCATCAACCTAGTTGGTAATGCCATTAAATTCACACAAACAGGTTTTGTGAAACTTACAGTGAGGCACGAAATGATGCCAGGAGTCGGTAACTATTGCAAATTATATTTCGACATAGAAGATAGCGGTGAGGGTATAGCTCCGAGTGAACAAGAAAAGATTTTTAATGCTTTTCAACAAGCACAATCGTCCAATAGCAGACATCATCCTGGCACGGGTCTCGGCCTCTCTATCAGCCTACGACTTATCAAAATGATGAATGGCAGCATTAATGTTCAAAGTGAACTCAATAGAGGATCTACTTTTAGCATCTGTCTCAATCGCGTCCAAGTTCCGCTTGAAGCTAAAAGTGAAATCAAAATGCATACGAATAAACTTAAAATATCTTCCTGTACTATTGTTGTCGCTGATGACATAGCTATTAATCGGGAACTAATAAAATCTTTCTTAGCTAATGAAACAACAAAAATACTCGAAGCT is from Lentisphaera profundi and encodes:
- a CDS encoding 3-isopropylmalate dehydratase small subunit, translating into MNSSSIIKITGTGVAVRGNDIDTDRIIPARFLTKITFEGLGAEVFTDDRKQLADKGETHPFDQEAHKNSSILFVNKNFGCGSSREHAPQAIKRHGIDCIIGESYSEIFFGNNVAIGVPCLKVSESDIARLQDKCEQDPNCEFSVDLYTLEIKANDLSVKAEFPEGARQQFMGGTWDVTAELLQNDSEITSTAEALPYFNHWK
- a CDS encoding hybrid sensor histidine kinase/response regulator gives rise to the protein MKIKNLYRIAISSIVLLIIIFNYTYIRDTIKLEKEKLNYLSNNNLQVLSITLDREIENAKMSLDHIHRQFTIFKTSPPESRMSRDQLSELMAQNIASHPNQYNTYFALEPELSQKLYKQEAISNDVHKDLAQMGTDEYGKADNRIVEYYDDPGYQSSQDEIWYHIGKKSQDFQVTDIYFDQTYMKQWMFSVILGLYEGGEFQGVIGVDILLDSYFSQIENNTLNKTGGLFLLNRYDNTIVTSIDSRNLHAPFDATVRGKTKISSSREWLDAIDSESLNTIVQNSDGDKLLVKVIPLKNLPWKLVSYQDLPTLYMNIRRKIALIIIGSILIMLITITGFNILFKTINDLVEDLEYSKNEAEKAKNLAEQSNAAKSIFLANMSHEIRTPLNAIMGFSELLQAMPLHDKAMSYIKNISISSKSLTKLINDILDLSKIEADKLELYYSSFSLPNLIHEVHELFTYRVKKKHLDFQVIFDDKLPKFVNLDEARLRQVLINLVGNAIKFTQTGFVKLTVRHEMMPGVGNYCKLYFDIEDSGEGIAPSEQEKIFNAFQQAQSSNSRHHPGTGLGLSISLRLIKMMNGSINVQSELNRGSTFSICLNRVQVPLEAKSEIKMHTNKLKISSCTIVVADDIAINRELIKSFLANETTKILEAKNGHEVLDCCDKEKIDIILLDMVMPEMDGYEAAAILKENEKTKDIPIIAVTASALKEDERKLRKICDGYLAKPFTGDSLMTEIHKSLSPSS